One Tenrec ecaudatus isolate mTenEca1 chromosome 12, mTenEca1.hap1, whole genome shotgun sequence DNA segment encodes these proteins:
- the ZNF133 gene encoding zinc finger protein 133 isoform X2: MITGPWRARGEAHMAFRDVAVDFSQEEWQLLSSAQRNLYKEVMLENYGNLVSLGIRFSKPKLIIELEQGKETCREEAKCQPAMCPEPKPEIQPCPFCPLEFSSQKFHKQHVFCSHAPWMFACLCTEHCIQTGNSSSRAQKKEQPSDERSWSDKSKDQEREGVRPTYRRTEEPTLGTFPRKPVQSKNDIRGLEIEASEAQRGIPEETDKLLKRIEVLGFGTVNCGECGLGFSKMTNLLSHQRIHSGEKPYVCEVCEKGFSLKKSLARHQKVHSGEKPIVCRECGRGFNRKSTLIIHERTHSGEKPYMCSECGRGFSQKSNLIIHQRTHSGEKPYVCRECGKGFSQKSAVVRHQRTHSEEKTIMCSDCGLGFSDRSNLISHQRTHSGEKPYACKECGRCFRQRTTLVNHQRTHSKEKPYICGVCGHSFSQNSTLISHRRTHTGEKPYVCGVCGRGFSLKSHLTRHQTIHSGDRSIVCQDCGRGFSQQSNLIRHQRTHSGEKPMVCDDCGRGFSQKSNLIAHQRTHSGEKPYVCRDCGRGFSHQAGLIRHNRKHSREKLYVCRQCGLGFSNKSTLIAHKRLHSEEKLCVCTECGQGFIQKSHLLLHQMAHNGENSYVCRAYGQSFNPKSHFVNIG, encoded by the exons ATGATCACAGGGCCCTGGAGAGCCAGGGGAGAG GCACACATGGCGTTCAGGGACGTGGCAGTGGATTTTTCTCAGGAAGAGTGGCAGCTGTTGAGCTCGGCTCAGAGAAACCTGTACAAGGAGGTGATGCTGGAGAACTATGGCAACCTGGTCTCTCTGG GTATTCGATTTTCTAAACCCAAACTCATCATCGAGCTAGAGCAAGGAAAAGAGACCTGCAGGGAGGAGGCAAAATGCCAACCAGCCATGTGTCCAG AACCAAAGCCAGAAATCCAGCCCTGTCCGTTCTGCCCTTTGGAGTTCTCCAGTCAGAAATTCCACAAGCAACATGTGTTCTGCAGTCATGCCCCTTGGATGTTCGCCTGCTTGTGTACTGAGCATTGTATCCAGACTGGGAATTCTTCTTCCAGAGCACAAAAAAAGGAACAACCTTCTGATGAAAGATCCTGGAGTGATAAGTCAAAAGATCAAGAGAGAGAAGGTGTCAGACCTACTTATAGAAGAACAGAGGAACCAACATTAGGGACTTTTCCCAGGAAGCCAGTCCAATCTAAGAATGACATCAGAGGTTTGGAAATAGAGGCCAGTGAAGCTCAAAGGGGCATCCCTGAGGAAACAGACAAATTACTGAAGAGGATAGAAGTCTTAGGATTTGGAACAGTCAACTGTGGAGAGTGTGGACTAGGCTTCAGCAAGATGACAAACCTACTTAGTCACCAGAGGATACACTCAGGAGAGAAGCcttatgtgtgtgaggtttgcgAGAAGGGCTTTAGTCTAAAGAAAAGCCTTGCCAGACACCAGAAAGTACACTCAGGGGAGAAACCTATTGTATGCAGGGAGTGTGGGCGTGGATTTAACAGGAAGTCGACCCTCATCATACATGAGAGAACACACTCAGGTGAAAAGCCTTATATGTGCAGTGAGTGTGGGCGAGGCTTTAGTCAAAAGTCAAACCTTATCATACATCAGAGGACACATTCAGGGGAAAAACCTTATGTGTGCAGGGAGTGTGggaaaggctttagccagaaatCAGCTGTTGTTAGACACCAGAGGACACATTCAGAGGAGAAGACTATTATGTGTAGTGACTGTGGACTAGGCTTCAGTGATAGGTCTAACCTCATCTCTCACCAGAGGACACATTCAGGGGAGAAGCCTTATGCTTGCAAGGAGTGTGGGCGGTGCTTTAGGCAGAGGACAACCCTCGTCAATCACCAGAGGACACACTCAAAAGAGAAGCCTTACATTTGTGGGGTGTGCGGGCACAGCTTTAGCCAGAATTCAACCCTCATCTCACACAGGAGGACACACACTGGGGAAAAGCCTTATGTGTGTGGAGTGTGTGGACGAGGCTTTAGCTTGAAGTCACATCTCACCAGACACCAGACCATACACTCAGGGGATAGGTCCATCGTATGCCAGGATTGTGGTAGAGGCTTTAGCCAACAGTCAAATCTCATTAgacaccagaggacacactcaggaGAGAAGCCCATGGTGTGTGATGATTGTGGGCGAGGTTTCAGCCAGAAATCAAACCTAATTGCACACCAGAGGACACATTCAGGAGAAAAGCCTTATGTGTGCAGGGACTGTGGGAGAGGCTTCAGTCACCAGGCAGGTCTCATCAGACACAACCGGAAACACTCAAGGGAGAAGCTGTATGTGTGCAGGCAGTGTGGACTTGGCTTTAGCAATAAGTCAACTTTAATTGCACATAAGCGGTTACACTCAGAAGAGAAGCTTTGTGTATGTACAGAATGTGGTCAAGGCTTCATTCAAAAGTCTCACCTCCTCTTACATCAAATGGCACACAATGGGGAGAATTCTTATGTATGCAGGGCATATGGGCAAAGCTTTAACCCGAAGTCTCACTTTGTAAACATAGGATAA
- the ZNF133 gene encoding zinc finger protein 133 isoform X1, producing the protein MITGPWRARGEAHMAFRDVAVDFSQEEWQLLSSAQRNLYKEVMLENYGNLVSLGIRFSKPKLIIELEQGKETCREEAKCQPAMCPAEPKPEIQPCPFCPLEFSSQKFHKQHVFCSHAPWMFACLCTEHCIQTGNSSSRAQKKEQPSDERSWSDKSKDQEREGVRPTYRRTEEPTLGTFPRKPVQSKNDIRGLEIEASEAQRGIPEETDKLLKRIEVLGFGTVNCGECGLGFSKMTNLLSHQRIHSGEKPYVCEVCEKGFSLKKSLARHQKVHSGEKPIVCRECGRGFNRKSTLIIHERTHSGEKPYMCSECGRGFSQKSNLIIHQRTHSGEKPYVCRECGKGFSQKSAVVRHQRTHSEEKTIMCSDCGLGFSDRSNLISHQRTHSGEKPYACKECGRCFRQRTTLVNHQRTHSKEKPYICGVCGHSFSQNSTLISHRRTHTGEKPYVCGVCGRGFSLKSHLTRHQTIHSGDRSIVCQDCGRGFSQQSNLIRHQRTHSGEKPMVCDDCGRGFSQKSNLIAHQRTHSGEKPYVCRDCGRGFSHQAGLIRHNRKHSREKLYVCRQCGLGFSNKSTLIAHKRLHSEEKLCVCTECGQGFIQKSHLLLHQMAHNGENSYVCRAYGQSFNPKSHFVNIG; encoded by the exons ATGATCACAGGGCCCTGGAGAGCCAGGGGAGAG GCACACATGGCGTTCAGGGACGTGGCAGTGGATTTTTCTCAGGAAGAGTGGCAGCTGTTGAGCTCGGCTCAGAGAAACCTGTACAAGGAGGTGATGCTGGAGAACTATGGCAACCTGGTCTCTCTGG GTATTCGATTTTCTAAACCCAAACTCATCATCGAGCTAGAGCAAGGAAAAGAGACCTGCAGGGAGGAGGCAAAATGCCAACCAGCCATGTGTCCAG CAGAACCAAAGCCAGAAATCCAGCCCTGTCCGTTCTGCCCTTTGGAGTTCTCCAGTCAGAAATTCCACAAGCAACATGTGTTCTGCAGTCATGCCCCTTGGATGTTCGCCTGCTTGTGTACTGAGCATTGTATCCAGACTGGGAATTCTTCTTCCAGAGCACAAAAAAAGGAACAACCTTCTGATGAAAGATCCTGGAGTGATAAGTCAAAAGATCAAGAGAGAGAAGGTGTCAGACCTACTTATAGAAGAACAGAGGAACCAACATTAGGGACTTTTCCCAGGAAGCCAGTCCAATCTAAGAATGACATCAGAGGTTTGGAAATAGAGGCCAGTGAAGCTCAAAGGGGCATCCCTGAGGAAACAGACAAATTACTGAAGAGGATAGAAGTCTTAGGATTTGGAACAGTCAACTGTGGAGAGTGTGGACTAGGCTTCAGCAAGATGACAAACCTACTTAGTCACCAGAGGATACACTCAGGAGAGAAGCcttatgtgtgtgaggtttgcgAGAAGGGCTTTAGTCTAAAGAAAAGCCTTGCCAGACACCAGAAAGTACACTCAGGGGAGAAACCTATTGTATGCAGGGAGTGTGGGCGTGGATTTAACAGGAAGTCGACCCTCATCATACATGAGAGAACACACTCAGGTGAAAAGCCTTATATGTGCAGTGAGTGTGGGCGAGGCTTTAGTCAAAAGTCAAACCTTATCATACATCAGAGGACACATTCAGGGGAAAAACCTTATGTGTGCAGGGAGTGTGggaaaggctttagccagaaatCAGCTGTTGTTAGACACCAGAGGACACATTCAGAGGAGAAGACTATTATGTGTAGTGACTGTGGACTAGGCTTCAGTGATAGGTCTAACCTCATCTCTCACCAGAGGACACATTCAGGGGAGAAGCCTTATGCTTGCAAGGAGTGTGGGCGGTGCTTTAGGCAGAGGACAACCCTCGTCAATCACCAGAGGACACACTCAAAAGAGAAGCCTTACATTTGTGGGGTGTGCGGGCACAGCTTTAGCCAGAATTCAACCCTCATCTCACACAGGAGGACACACACTGGGGAAAAGCCTTATGTGTGTGGAGTGTGTGGACGAGGCTTTAGCTTGAAGTCACATCTCACCAGACACCAGACCATACACTCAGGGGATAGGTCCATCGTATGCCAGGATTGTGGTAGAGGCTTTAGCCAACAGTCAAATCTCATTAgacaccagaggacacactcaggaGAGAAGCCCATGGTGTGTGATGATTGTGGGCGAGGTTTCAGCCAGAAATCAAACCTAATTGCACACCAGAGGACACATTCAGGAGAAAAGCCTTATGTGTGCAGGGACTGTGGGAGAGGCTTCAGTCACCAGGCAGGTCTCATCAGACACAACCGGAAACACTCAAGGGAGAAGCTGTATGTGTGCAGGCAGTGTGGACTTGGCTTTAGCAATAAGTCAACTTTAATTGCACATAAGCGGTTACACTCAGAAGAGAAGCTTTGTGTATGTACAGAATGTGGTCAAGGCTTCATTCAAAAGTCTCACCTCCTCTTACATCAAATGGCACACAATGGGGAGAATTCTTATGTATGCAGGGCATATGGGCAAAGCTTTAACCCGAAGTCTCACTTTGTAAACATAGGATAA